The proteins below are encoded in one region of Pontibacter deserti:
- a CDS encoding HNH endonuclease: MKDKVLILNQDFSAIAVCSVHKAFLLVYLDKAEMVTKSETEQLHTISKVYPVPSVIRLQRYVHVPYHGIALSRHNIMRRDNYTCQYCGTVKNLTLDHLLPRSRGGGSNWQNLVTACSRCNIRKGDRTPEEAGLKLMQKPIKPSLQYFLKMQLTPANQDWGMYLGVKE; this comes from the coding sequence ATGAAAGACAAAGTTCTCATCCTTAATCAGGACTTCAGTGCCATTGCAGTGTGCTCGGTGCACAAGGCCTTCCTGCTCGTATACCTCGATAAAGCTGAAATGGTGACTAAATCGGAAACTGAGCAGCTCCACACTATTTCCAAAGTATATCCCGTTCCGTCTGTTATCCGGTTGCAGCGCTATGTGCATGTGCCTTACCATGGTATTGCCTTAAGCCGACATAACATCATGCGTAGGGATAACTATACTTGCCAGTACTGCGGTACTGTAAAGAACCTGACCTTAGATCACCTGTTGCCCAGAAGCAGGGGAGGAGGGAGTAACTGGCAGAATCTGGTTACGGCGTGCTCCCGCTGCAACATCCGGAAAGGCGACAGAACCCCGGAAGAGGCGGGGCTGAAACTGATGCAAAAACCTATAAAGCCATCCCTTCAGTATTTCCTTAAAATGCAGCTAACACCAGCTAATCAGGATTGGGGAATGTACCTGGGTGTGAAGGAATAA
- a CDS encoding C40 family peptidase — MDYGISMLSLVPMRAEPSNRAELVTQLLFGECYEIISRQEKWVRIQLATDGYQGWVDQNQHTPVSKEYYQEWKQAQHPRALDLVQIVSNADGRIPVGIGAYLPFFDGINVRIGEQMYHYSGRASNPGVESNTAQLVKVAHNFMKAPYLWGGKSVFGIDCSGFAQQVYGICGVQLPRDAYQQVTSGEEVHFVNQTQPGDLAFFDNEEGRIIHVGIVLEDQKIMHASGEVRIDTLDHNGIYNADRKRYSHKLRIIKRIFQA; from the coding sequence TTGGACTACGGAATAAGTATGCTGAGCCTGGTGCCGATGCGCGCCGAACCATCTAACAGGGCCGAACTGGTAACACAGTTGCTCTTTGGGGAGTGCTATGAGATCATAAGTCGCCAGGAGAAATGGGTGCGCATACAGCTAGCCACAGATGGTTACCAAGGCTGGGTTGACCAGAATCAGCATACGCCGGTTTCAAAAGAATATTACCAGGAGTGGAAACAAGCACAACACCCGCGCGCTCTGGACCTGGTGCAGATAGTAAGTAATGCTGATGGGCGCATACCAGTAGGTATAGGTGCTTATCTGCCTTTTTTTGATGGTATCAACGTGCGCATTGGCGAACAGATGTACCATTATAGCGGCCGTGCTTCTAACCCTGGCGTAGAGTCTAATACTGCCCAACTGGTTAAAGTAGCCCATAATTTTATGAAGGCACCTTACCTGTGGGGTGGTAAATCAGTGTTCGGGATAGACTGCTCAGGCTTTGCCCAACAGGTATATGGTATCTGTGGCGTGCAGCTGCCCCGCGATGCTTACCAGCAGGTTACTAGTGGCGAAGAAGTACATTTTGTGAACCAGACCCAACCCGGCGATCTTGCCTTTTTTGATAATGAGGAAGGGCGTATTATACACGTAGGCATCGTTTTAGAAGATCAGAAGATAATGCATGCCAGTGGCGAAGTGCGTATTGATACCCTGGATCATAATGGCATTTATAACGCCGACCGCAAACGCTATTCCCATAAACTTCGCATCATAAAACGGATTTTTCAGGCATAG
- the smpB gene encoding SsrA-binding protein SmpB, which translates to MAKDKDRIQKHVNIVNRRASFEYQFLEKYTAGIMLMGTEIKSIREGKVNMQDGYCVFHNEELWLHNTHISTYTEGTHYNHEPMRPRKLLLNKRELRKLEKGAEEQGVTIIPTRFFINDRGFAKVEIALARGKKLYDKREDIKAKDIKRELDRSGY; encoded by the coding sequence ATGGCCAAAGACAAGGACAGAATACAGAAACACGTAAACATTGTTAACCGCAGGGCCTCCTTCGAGTACCAGTTCCTGGAGAAGTATACCGCCGGTATTATGCTGATGGGTACCGAAATCAAATCGATACGCGAAGGCAAAGTGAACATGCAGGATGGGTACTGTGTTTTCCATAACGAAGAGTTGTGGCTGCATAACACGCATATCTCTACCTACACCGAAGGTACGCACTATAACCACGAACCCATGCGCCCGCGCAAATTGTTGCTTAACAAACGGGAGCTGCGCAAACTGGAGAAAGGTGCCGAAGAGCAGGGGGTAACCATCATCCCAACTCGTTTTTTCATTAACGACCGAGGTTTTGCCAAAGTAGAGATTGCCCTTGCACGCGGTAAGAAACTATACGACAAGCGCGAAGACATCAAAGCCAAAGACATCAAACGCGAGCTGGACAGAAGTGGCTATTAA
- a CDS encoding thioesterase family protein — translation MHNPFQLGDTKVYQKLVTAADFARFEDGLVHAVCSTFSLAQAAEWAGRLFVLEMKEKDEEGIGTFLTINHKGPAFESETITITATLKEVNGHEVICSYEARVGDRLVADGETGQKILKKEKLAKVLAPKQV, via the coding sequence ATGCATAACCCTTTCCAGTTAGGCGACACCAAAGTATACCAGAAGCTTGTAACTGCTGCGGACTTTGCCCGTTTTGAGGATGGCTTGGTACATGCTGTTTGCTCTACATTTTCGCTGGCTCAGGCTGCGGAGTGGGCCGGTAGATTGTTTGTGCTGGAGATGAAAGAAAAGGATGAAGAAGGGATAGGTACTTTTCTGACGATCAACCATAAAGGACCTGCTTTTGAAAGTGAAACTATAACTATAACTGCCACTTTAAAAGAAGTGAACGGCCACGAAGTGATCTGCAGTTATGAAGCCCGCGTAGGAGACAGGTTAGTAGCAGACGGAGAAACCGGTCAGAAAATTTTGAAAAAAGAAAAATTAGCCAAAGTTTTGGCACCAAAGCAAGTATAA
- the tsaD gene encoding tRNA (adenosine(37)-N6)-threonylcarbamoyltransferase complex transferase subunit TsaD codes for MTEPTILAIESSCDETSAAVIRGGKVLSNIIATQAVHEKYGGVVPELASRAHQQNIIPVVTEALNTANVTKNELSAVAFTRGPGLLGALLVGCSFAKSFALGLNIPLIDVNHMQAHILAHFIEDPKPNFPFLCLTVSGGHTQIVLVKDHLDMEIIGQTTDDAVGEAFDKTAKMLGLPYPGGPMLDKAAAQGNPKAFEFPVGNMPGYDYSFSGIKTSVLYFLRDRTKENPNFVQENINDICASVQHTLIKTLLKKVVQATKDLGIKEVAIAGGVSANSGLRAALQDYAKKYNWNVYIPAFQYCTDNAGMIAMAAHYQYLKGDFADQYASPDPRMKL; via the coding sequence ATGACCGAACCTACAATTTTAGCTATTGAATCTTCCTGCGACGAGACCTCGGCAGCCGTTATTCGCGGCGGCAAAGTTTTGTCGAATATAATTGCTACTCAGGCCGTTCACGAAAAGTATGGCGGCGTGGTACCAGAACTTGCTTCCAGAGCACATCAGCAAAACATTATACCTGTTGTAACCGAAGCCTTAAACACAGCAAATGTAACTAAAAATGAGTTAAGTGCAGTGGCTTTTACGCGTGGCCCCGGCCTTTTAGGTGCCTTGCTGGTTGGCTGCTCGTTTGCCAAGTCGTTTGCACTGGGTTTAAACATCCCGCTGATCGATGTAAACCACATGCAGGCACACATTCTGGCCCATTTTATAGAAGACCCGAAACCAAACTTTCCGTTCCTGTGCCTGACCGTTAGCGGTGGCCATACCCAGATCGTGTTGGTAAAAGACCACCTGGATATGGAGATCATCGGGCAAACTACCGACGATGCAGTAGGAGAGGCCTTCGATAAAACTGCCAAAATGCTAGGCCTGCCTTACCCGGGCGGACCGATGCTGGACAAAGCAGCTGCCCAGGGTAACCCGAAAGCGTTCGAGTTCCCGGTGGGTAACATGCCCGGCTACGATTACTCTTTCAGTGGTATCAAAACTTCTGTGTTATACTTCCTGAGAGATAGAACGAAGGAGAACCCGAACTTTGTACAGGAAAACATAAACGATATTTGCGCCAGTGTGCAACATACGTTAATCAAGACCTTGCTGAAGAAAGTGGTGCAGGCCACAAAGGACTTAGGTATAAAAGAAGTAGCGATTGCCGGTGGGGTGTCGGCTAACTCTGGCTTGCGTGCTGCCCTGCAGGACTATGCCAAGAAGTATAACTGGAATGTGTATATCCCCGCCTTCCAATACTGTACCGACAATGCAGGTATGATTGCGATGGCTGCCCATTACCAGTACCTTAAAGGAGACTTCGCTGACCAGTATGCCAGCCCTGATCCGAGAATGAAATTATAG
- a CDS encoding translocation/assembly module TamB domain-containing protein, with protein sequence MEKEQSINYFKVIGKAILKIVLGLFAFLLLLFILVFFAIRIPAVQTKIAQRAATWLSEATNHDVSVGRVDIEFFSNVILERVQVRDYKQNELFYVGRIEADIAAFSILNPNSLSIATLELQEPRANLVYYQGSDTLNAGAFFSALSDLFVKDTTKVSKPFKFDLQELILKNGRFTYDDFNKPLSEHGMDYAHLTVDSIYGHFDELVLADTLKANISNFSAIETRSNTNLRRLDTKMTYSATFWEWADLNLRVQDSHVRDYVRFDFKRFGNFRNFNDSVTMTANLHDSYAYARDISIFTTLLKGYENEEIQINSINYKGKVSNFKADSVDLKYGQNTHIVGSISADGLPNVRETFANLKLQPSTIDADDIKQFLPRDAYEVVDRLGIVKLDGRFLGFYNDFVANGSFVTALGNVRSDINLKIDDDKRSSSYKGFVSTNGFNLGKLINRTDLIQTISMSGKVAGSGFTLEDANVDMDATIRQLYFKNYNYQNIVANGNLSRQKFVGEVSVNDPNLVIAADGEIFLNDGEQAFNVMANLQKVDLRALGLSKDPFTVSANANLDFKGLRLDDFVGVASFANATINYKGKELALDSLYINSEIVEGQRALNLVSDLVTLNLDGNFAYSTLIDDLTQLAEEYKLNFESIDAATQAYYRRKAKGDAKDYALNYTLYLKDANPLLQLFVPDLAISKNTNIEGSFTHGNTVIVNMFGTIDTISYADYNLYRNTFDITSSKLQHSPDVLASIIYTSEQQQLPTAGQTQDFYLEGIWSERKIDFATSVRQPEENNRATITGDLNFLENQIQLVFDKSNIVLRDMPWAFTPGNTIVIGDAGRTINFENFAVTNQEQVVRAAGTISEDPNSRLTLNVEQFDLRNLNTLMTEKIAGTLNGQIVAQDIYNRALLNITARVDSFHLDDFLIGNIDGTANWNNTLKQMVVDVGIDRNNKKVLTVTGNYNPNATEDQLDLLAVMDQAQLKMVEPLIKPILSDLEGDMEGRVRILGRLGAPILKGSVMVSNGQFKFDYLNTTYHFNDRVYLGPNSISFRNAQLKDLFGNSATVTGGIAHDGFENMVIDLSARYRNFMILNTTAEHNELYYGTAFGTGTASILGPVDNLRINVDARSEENTRLVIPLDNQESIARKDFINFVTRTPDSLAVAVDDQKVDLSGINMNFNLDVTDDAYFEIIIDRTTGDVIRGSGSGDIRMTIDTRGDFNMFGVFEISKGAYNLNLLEGLVTREFNVQPGSTITWNGDPLGGIMNITGNYTQMASLPVQETSTLQGRYPITAVIDLDGPLLTPQITLGLNFDQVPQTAETEALTSAIQSDEAELNRQVFSLMVLGRLSPQGTFSTVDAGSTAVGGSLGSLLSGQLSSFLNSIDSNLEIDIGLGNIDQDALSSLQVRLSYSFFQGRLRVTSEAGLGTSNVVGTTSDNSYQGDWSLEYYITKSGELRGRLEYNTIPRGLVDRRTNRQSFSLLHTKRFDNLKELFMSNRRQRRLEEQEREQIILDSDPRLNLEQ encoded by the coding sequence TTGGAAAAAGAACAGTCCATAAATTACTTCAAAGTTATAGGAAAAGCTATTCTTAAAATAGTTTTGGGGCTGTTTGCATTCCTTTTGTTGCTATTTATACTTGTTTTTTTTGCTATCCGCATACCTGCCGTTCAGACTAAAATAGCCCAACGCGCCGCTACCTGGCTCTCCGAAGCTACAAATCATGATGTATCAGTAGGCCGTGTCGACATTGAGTTTTTCAGTAACGTGATTCTGGAACGGGTACAGGTACGCGACTATAAACAGAACGAGCTCTTCTACGTTGGCCGCATCGAAGCCGATATTGCCGCTTTCTCAATCCTGAACCCGAACTCGCTGAGTATAGCCACCCTGGAGCTGCAGGAGCCACGCGCCAACCTGGTATACTATCAAGGATCAGATACCCTGAATGCCGGTGCCTTCTTCAGCGCTCTCAGCGATCTGTTTGTAAAAGACACCACCAAAGTTTCCAAACCCTTTAAGTTCGACCTGCAGGAGCTTATACTTAAGAACGGCCGCTTTACTTACGACGATTTTAACAAGCCACTATCTGAGCATGGCATGGACTATGCCCACCTGACCGTGGACAGCATTTACGGCCATTTCGATGAGCTTGTACTTGCTGATACGTTAAAAGCCAACATCTCCAACTTCAGCGCCATCGAGACACGCTCCAATACCAACCTGCGCCGCCTCGATACAAAGATGACCTATTCCGCCACGTTCTGGGAATGGGCCGACCTGAATTTAAGGGTGCAGGATAGCCATGTGCGGGACTATGTGCGTTTCGACTTCAAACGGTTTGGCAACTTCAGGAATTTTAACGACAGCGTTACCATGACGGCCAACCTGCACGATTCGTACGCCTACGCCCGCGACATCTCCATATTCACAACGCTGCTGAAAGGTTATGAGAACGAAGAGATACAAATAAACTCCATCAACTATAAAGGAAAGGTATCAAACTTTAAAGCTGATAGTGTTGATCTTAAGTATGGCCAGAACACGCATATAGTAGGAAGTATAAGTGCCGATGGATTACCAAACGTACGGGAAACTTTCGCCAACCTGAAACTGCAACCATCCACGATAGATGCCGACGACATTAAACAGTTCCTGCCACGCGATGCTTATGAAGTTGTAGATCGTTTGGGAATCGTAAAGCTGGATGGCCGTTTCCTGGGTTTTTACAACGACTTTGTAGCCAACGGTAGTTTTGTAACGGCTCTGGGCAATGTTCGTTCCGACATCAACTTAAAAATAGACGACGACAAGCGCAGCTCCTCTTATAAAGGATTTGTAAGCACCAACGGCTTTAACCTGGGCAAACTCATTAACCGCACCGACCTAATCCAGACCATTTCGATGAGCGGTAAGGTGGCCGGATCGGGCTTTACCCTGGAGGACGCCAACGTAGATATGGATGCTACTATCCGGCAGCTATACTTTAAGAACTATAACTATCAGAACATAGTAGCCAACGGCAACCTGAGCCGGCAGAAGTTTGTAGGTGAAGTCTCTGTAAACGATCCGAACCTTGTAATAGCTGCTGATGGTGAAATTTTCCTGAACGATGGCGAGCAGGCTTTTAATGTTATGGCGAACCTGCAGAAGGTAGACCTTAGAGCTCTCGGCTTATCCAAAGATCCGTTTACCGTCAGCGCCAACGCTAACCTCGATTTCAAAGGCCTGCGCCTGGATGACTTTGTAGGTGTAGCCAGCTTTGCCAACGCAACTATAAATTATAAAGGAAAAGAGCTGGCCTTAGATTCACTTTATATTAACTCAGAAATTGTGGAAGGACAACGGGCGCTAAATCTTGTTTCAGATCTGGTAACCCTGAACCTGGATGGCAACTTTGCTTACTCTACGCTTATAGATGACCTGACCCAACTGGCAGAAGAGTATAAACTCAATTTTGAAAGTATAGATGCCGCCACCCAAGCCTATTACCGACGCAAGGCAAAAGGCGATGCAAAGGATTATGCCCTGAACTATACTTTATACCTGAAGGATGCCAACCCGCTTCTTCAGCTATTTGTGCCTGACCTGGCCATATCTAAGAATACAAATATTGAAGGTTCGTTTACGCATGGCAACACGGTTATAGTTAACATGTTCGGCACAATAGATACCATCTCCTATGCCGACTATAACCTCTACCGCAATACGTTCGACATTACTTCTTCTAAATTACAGCACAGCCCTGATGTGCTCGCAAGTATAATTTATACTTCGGAGCAGCAACAATTGCCAACTGCCGGCCAGACACAGGATTTTTACCTGGAAGGCATCTGGAGTGAGCGTAAGATAGACTTTGCCACCAGCGTGCGGCAGCCAGAAGAAAACAACCGCGCTACCATTACCGGCGACCTCAATTTCCTGGAGAACCAGATACAGCTGGTATTTGATAAATCTAACATTGTGCTCCGCGATATGCCCTGGGCCTTTACACCAGGCAACACTATAGTTATCGGTGATGCGGGCAGAACCATTAACTTCGAAAACTTTGCAGTAACCAACCAGGAGCAGGTAGTACGAGCAGCAGGCACTATTTCCGAAGACCCGAACAGCAGGCTTACCTTAAATGTAGAACAGTTTGACCTGCGCAACCTGAATACCCTGATGACCGAAAAGATTGCCGGAACGCTTAACGGGCAGATTGTGGCACAGGATATTTACAACCGTGCTCTGCTCAACATTACCGCACGTGTTGATTCCTTTCATTTGGATGACTTCCTGATTGGGAATATTGACGGCACAGCCAACTGGAACAATACACTGAAGCAAATGGTGGTAGATGTGGGCATCGACAGGAATAACAAAAAGGTGCTGACAGTAACAGGTAACTATAACCCTAATGCCACCGAAGACCAGCTGGACCTGCTTGCCGTGATGGACCAGGCACAGCTCAAAATGGTAGAGCCACTCATCAAACCTATACTTTCTGACCTTGAGGGAGACATGGAAGGGCGTGTGCGTATACTTGGCAGGCTCGGTGCACCAATTCTGAAAGGCTCGGTGATGGTATCAAACGGGCAGTTTAAATTCGATTACCTGAACACCACTTACCACTTTAACGATCGTGTTTACCTTGGCCCGAACAGTATCAGTTTCCGGAATGCTCAATTGAAAGACCTGTTTGGCAACTCTGCAACTGTTACAGGCGGCATTGCCCACGACGGGTTCGAAAACATGGTAATAGACCTGAGCGCCCGCTACCGCAATTTCATGATACTGAACACAACGGCTGAGCACAACGAATTATATTACGGAACTGCCTTTGGAACAGGAACTGCCAGTATACTTGGTCCGGTAGATAACCTGCGCATAAACGTGGATGCCCGCAGCGAAGAGAACACCCGTCTTGTTATTCCCTTGGATAACCAGGAAAGTATAGCCCGCAAAGACTTCATTAATTTTGTTACCCGCACCCCGGATAGCCTGGCAGTGGCCGTAGATGATCAGAAAGTGGACCTGTCAGGCATCAACATGAATTTCAACCTGGATGTGACCGATGATGCTTATTTCGAGATCATTATAGATAGAACAACCGGTGACGTAATTCGCGGATCCGGCAGCGGCGATATAAGAATGACCATCGACACACGCGGGGACTTTAACATGTTTGGCGTGTTTGAGATCTCGAAAGGGGCATATAACCTGAATTTGCTGGAAGGACTGGTAACCCGCGAATTTAACGTACAGCCTGGCAGTACCATCACCTGGAACGGAGATCCATTGGGCGGCATCATGAACATTACAGGTAACTATACCCAGATGGCATCGCTGCCGGTACAGGAAACAAGCACCTTGCAAGGCCGCTACCCTATAACTGCCGTTATTGACCTGGATGGACCATTGCTTACGCCGCAGATTACTTTGGGGTTAAATTTTGACCAGGTACCTCAAACTGCAGAAACCGAAGCCTTGACGAGCGCCATACAAAGTGATGAAGCCGAGCTGAACCGGCAGGTATTCAGTTTAATGGTTTTGGGCAGATTATCACCACAAGGAACATTTAGCACAGTAGATGCGGGCTCCACGGCGGTAGGTGGTAGTTTGGGTAGTTTGCTCTCAGGCCAGCTAAGCAGCTTCCTGAACAGTATAGACAGTAACCTTGAAATTGATATAGGTCTGGGAAATATTGACCAGGATGCACTTTCGTCGTTACAGGTACGTTTAAGTTATTCGTTTTTCCAGGGCAGGCTGCGTGTAACAAGCGAAGCAGGTTTAGGTACAAGTAACGTAGTGGGCACCACAAGCGACAATAGTTACCAGGGAGACTGGTCACTGGAGTATTATATAACAAAAAGCGGTGAGCTACGCGGACGTTTAGAGTATAACACCATTCCGCGCGGGCTGGTAGACAGGCGAACAAACCGCCAAAGTTTTAGTTTACTGCATACCAAGCGCTTCGATAACCTGAAAGAACTGTTTATGAGCAACCGACGCCAACGAAGGCTCGAAGAACAGGAACGAGAGCAGATCATACTTGACTCCGACCCAAGACTGAACCTGGAACAATAA
- a CDS encoding cell division protein FtsX, producing the protein MAKQHKSVKKKKLGNYPHTMVVFSISLALFVIGLFGLLLIHASKLSEKVKESIEMQLYLDKNLTGVQLANIQKKLAAKEYVAVKGDTAQVRFVSKEEGAKAFLEETGEDFMSFLGENPLRDAYVLKINADNATSAQLKGIKNDLEGIEGVHEVQYVESLIESINTNIKKISIILLGFAAILLLVVTILINNTIKLALYSQRFLIRSMQLVGATGYFIQRPFLKRAAWQGVMSGVIASLLLFGLMQYAYTQIEELKLLRDDEQTYILMGALLVIGCIIGFLSSYRSVRKYLRLSLDELY; encoded by the coding sequence ATGGCAAAGCAACACAAATCTGTTAAAAAGAAGAAGCTCGGAAATTACCCACATACCATGGTGGTGTTTAGTATCTCACTCGCCCTGTTCGTGATCGGGCTGTTTGGGTTGCTGCTCATCCACGCCAGTAAATTATCCGAAAAAGTGAAGGAAAGTATTGAAATGCAGCTTTACCTTGACAAGAACTTAACGGGCGTACAGCTTGCCAATATCCAGAAAAAATTAGCCGCTAAAGAATACGTGGCAGTAAAAGGCGATACGGCTCAGGTTCGTTTTGTTTCGAAAGAAGAAGGCGCCAAAGCCTTTTTAGAAGAAACCGGCGAAGATTTTATGTCCTTTTTAGGGGAGAACCCGCTGCGCGATGCCTATGTGCTTAAAATAAATGCTGATAATGCGACCTCTGCCCAGCTTAAGGGTATAAAAAACGACCTGGAAGGAATAGAAGGCGTGCACGAAGTACAGTATGTAGAAAGCCTGATCGAATCCATCAACACCAACATTAAAAAGATCAGTATTATACTGCTTGGCTTTGCAGCGATACTTTTATTAGTAGTAACTATACTTATTAATAATACAATAAAACTGGCCTTATACTCGCAACGCTTCCTGATCCGAAGTATGCAGTTGGTTGGTGCTACCGGTTACTTTATACAGCGCCCTTTCCTGAAGCGGGCAGCATGGCAGGGCGTTATGAGCGGGGTCATAGCCTCTCTACTTCTTTTTGGCCTGATGCAATACGCTTATACCCAGATCGAAGAACTGAAACTGCTCCGCGACGACGAGCAGACCTATATCCTGATGGGGGCACTACTCGTAATTGGCTGCATTATCGGGTTCCTGAGCTCTTACCGCTCGGTGCGCAAATACCTGCGCTTATCACTAGATGAACTATATTAA
- a CDS encoding DUF3098 domain-containing protein: MENKDRLAFGRKNYILMLVGIVVLAIGFIIMTLDTEQYGLGFMGITLGPIVVFTGFIIEFFAILVKDKNHH; encoded by the coding sequence ATGGAAAATAAAGACAGACTTGCCTTTGGCAGAAAAAATTACATCCTGATGCTGGTTGGCATTGTGGTACTGGCAATCGGTTTCATCATCATGACACTGGATACTGAGCAGTACGGACTTGGCTTTATGGGAATTACCTTAGGCCCTATCGTTGTATTCACCGGATTCATCATCGAATTTTTTGCCATCCTTGTAAAAGACAAAAACCACCACTAA
- a CDS encoding undecaprenyl-diphosphate phosphatase: MSVWQAILLAIIEGLTEFLPISSTGHMIIASALMGINELPITKILTVNIQFGAILSVVVLYWRRFLQSFEFYKKLLIAFIPAAVIGFALNDVVDAMLESVVITAVSLVIGGVVLLFVDKWFAYAEKTSVNYKNAFLIGLAQCVAMIPGVSRSAASIIGGMAQGIDRKTAAEFSFFLAVPTMLAAATYKLLTDLLQLEISDIVKFDWEKIQNSFEIITPNDLKLLLIGNFVAFIVAMLAIRFFISFLTKYGFKMFGYYRIALGILLLALLALGVDLKV; encoded by the coding sequence ATGAGCGTTTGGCAGGCTATACTTTTAGCCATTATTGAAGGACTTACCGAGTTTTTACCTATTTCCTCTACCGGGCACATGATCATTGCATCAGCCCTGATGGGAATAAATGAGTTACCGATTACCAAAATCCTGACAGTTAATATCCAGTTTGGGGCTATACTTTCGGTGGTGGTGCTGTACTGGCGCCGCTTTCTGCAAAGCTTCGAGTTTTATAAAAAGCTGCTGATTGCCTTTATACCTGCTGCCGTAATTGGCTTTGCGCTAAATGATGTGGTAGATGCCATGCTGGAGAGCGTAGTGATAACTGCTGTTTCACTGGTTATAGGTGGTGTGGTGCTGTTATTTGTAGACAAGTGGTTTGCTTACGCTGAAAAGACCTCTGTAAACTATAAAAATGCCTTCCTGATAGGTTTAGCGCAATGTGTGGCTATGATACCAGGCGTTTCGCGCTCGGCTGCATCTATTATAGGTGGTATGGCACAGGGCATAGATCGTAAAACAGCTGCAGAATTCTCCTTTTTCCTGGCGGTGCCTACTATGCTGGCTGCAGCTACGTACAAACTTCTCACAGACCTGTTGCAACTGGAAATATCCGATATCGTGAAATTCGATTGGGAGAAAATTCAGAATAGTTTTGAAATAATTACTCCTAACGACCTAAAGCTGCTGTTGATCGGTAATTTTGTAGCCTTTATAGTTGCCATGCTGGCTATCCGCTTTTTTATAAGTTTCCTGACCAAGTATGGCTTTAAGATGTTTGGCTACTACCGAATAGCATTAGGTATTCTGCTGCTGGCGCTGCTGGCATTGGGAGTAGATTTAAAAGTATAA
- the truB gene encoding tRNA pseudouridine(55) synthase TruB, which yields MAYNFEAGEVLLIDKPLTWTSFDVVKKVRNTLRVKKIGHAGTLDPLASGLLILCTGKYTKRIDEIQAQEKEYTGTIILGQYTPSYDKETEVTETKDISHLTPESIKAAAEGFVGTIEQVPPIYSAVMVDGKRAYDLARRGKAAELKPRTITIKAFDITAIEGDVVSFRVVCTKGTYIRSLAYDLGVKLNVGGHLGSLVRTRIGEYKLEDALTIEDIQEIRKAQLEANGSNS from the coding sequence ATGGCCTATAACTTTGAGGCAGGCGAAGTTCTGCTAATAGATAAACCGCTGACCTGGACATCGTTTGATGTTGTAAAGAAGGTGCGTAATACATTAAGGGTTAAAAAGATCGGCCATGCCGGCACGTTAGATCCGCTTGCCAGCGGTTTGCTTATACTTTGCACCGGTAAATACACCAAACGCATCGATGAGATACAGGCACAGGAAAAAGAATACACCGGCACCATTATACTTGGCCAGTACACCCCATCCTACGATAAAGAAACCGAGGTAACCGAAACTAAGGACATCAGCCACCTTACCCCTGAAAGTATAAAAGCCGCTGCCGAAGGTTTTGTTGGAACTATAGAACAAGTGCCTCCTATTTACTCTGCGGTGATGGTGGATGGCAAACGTGCCTACGACCTGGCGCGCCGTGGAAAAGCTGCTGAACTGAAGCCTCGTACTATAACCATAAAAGCATTTGATATCACTGCCATTGAAGGCGATGTAGTATCGTTCCGGGTAGTTTGCACCAAAGGCACCTACATCCGTAGCCTGGCTTATGACTTGGGTGTAAAACTGAATGTTGGCGGTCACTTGGGTTCTTTGGTTCGTACGCGCATTGGCGAGTATAAACTGGAAGATGCTTTGACCATAGAAGATATTCAGGAAATCAGAAAAGCACAGCTGGAAGCGAATGGAAGTAATTCGTGA